The Geothrix sp. DNA segment TGGTGGGCGGCCTGCTGGCCACGGTCTTCTTCCTGGCGGTGCTGCTGGGCGGCGCCCTGCGCAAGATCTTCCCCGCCCGGCAGACGGACTTCCTGCCCTACCTCGGGCCCCTGATCGGCCTGGTGGTGATGACCCTGGTGCTGCAGCACCTCCCCCGCCTGCACGTGAAGTTCCGCCACGCCTTCCTGGGTGCGGGCATCTCCACGGCCCTGTGGTGGCTGGCCAAGTGGGGCTTCGGCATCTACCTGAAGCACACCCTCACCTGGGGCATCATGTACGGCTCCCTGCTGGGCATCGTGGCGGGCCTCACCTTCCTCTACTACAGCTGCGCCATCCTCCTGCTGGGCGCCGAGATCACCGCCGCCTTCTACCGCCACGAAACCGGCGCCACCACCGTGCCCTCATGGCTGCGGATGAAGGCGGGCGAGCCGGTGAAGCCCTAGGGTTGTTCACGCGGAGACGCGGAGTGCGCGGAGGAACAGATCAGAATAGGGTCTCTGAATGTCCTTCCCTTCAGCGACGATCGGTCAGGGAGACAGTCATGCAGCACGTCCCAGCCCAATTCGAGAATCAGGCCATCCGGCGAGCCTATGACGAGTCCACGGAGACATGGTGGTTCTCGGTCGTCGATATCGTGCAGGTGCTCACCCAGCAGCCGGATTTCCAGTCGGCCCGCAAATATTCGAACAAGCTCAAGACTCGCCTAAATGTTGAAGGCAGTGAGTCGGTGACAAAATGTCACCGACTGAAACTACCCGCGCCGAGAGCACTCTTCAGTAGCCGCACCCCATCAACGGCGACGAGGTGTTTTGGTCGAAAGGAATTTTTAAAGCTGAGGAGAGCGGAGGAACGGAGGAGAGCTGAGAAAGACAGGAGGCATTTTCTCCGCTTTCCTCCGCCCCTCAGCTGTCCTCCGCTTACTTGACTCTTTTGCAGTAAAAGCCGCCAATGGCGAAAGCACGGGCCAGTGCCGCACCAAGGGGCATTCAAAAGAAAAAAAATTTGCCGGCGATGGACAGTGATGGACGGTGATGAAAAGAACGGGCGCAGTTATCCCCGTACATCACCGTGCATCACCGGCTAAAAGAAAAACACCGATGACACCAAGCACTGGCTGATGAACACCGAAGAGATCGGTGAGCGCGGCCCATGCCTTGCTCTTGACGGTGTTCATCAGCTTTTATTGGTGTTCATCGGTGGTTCAAAATGCTTTTGCTTTTCCCGGTGGCGATGCGGCTACTCGTCGTCGCGCCCGCGCTGACTCGCAGGAATCGCGTAGCCGTCGGCCTTGTACTCGTTGATCTTGTTCCGCACGGTGCGCAGGGCGATGTCGAGCTGTTCGGCGCAGTGGGTGCGGTTGCCCTTGAGGGCGCTGAGGGTGGAGAGCAGCCAGAAGCGCTCGAGCTCGGGCAGGCTCAGGCCCAGGGGCAGCACCACGGGGGTGCCCATGGGCACGCCCACAAGGGGCTTGAGGGGATCGGCCACCACGGCGCCGGCGGGGGCGGCCACGTCGCGGCGGACGGCAGCGGGCGCCACGGGGGGCGTCCAGGGCTCGATCACGGGGCTTTCCGGCGGATCCTCGGGCAGTCCCTCGAAGGCATCACTGGGCAGCAGCCAGCGCAGGTCCTGCTGGCTGAGGCGGCGGCCCTGGCTCAGCACCACGCAGCGCTGGATGACGTTCTCCAGCTCGCGGATGTTGCCGGCCCAGGGATGGCGGGCTAGCGCGCCGAAGAAGCTGGGCACCAGCTCCGGTACGGGCCGGTCGTTCTCGCGGGCGTAGCGTTCGGCGAAGTGCGAGGCCAGCAGGCTCAGGTCGCCCGGCCGGTCGCGCAGGGGCGGCAGGTCCAGGGGGATGACGTTCAACCGGTAGTAGAGATCCTCGCGGAAGCGTCCGGCTTTCACCTCAGCCTGGAGGTCGCGGTTGGTGAGGGCGATGAGGCGCACATCCACCGCGATGGGCCGGTTGCCGCCCAGGCGATCCACGGTGCGCTCCTGGAGGACGCGCAGCAGCTTGCCCTGGAGGCCCAGGGGCAGTTCACCCACCTCGTCGAGCACCAGGGTGCCGCCGTCGGCCTGCTCGAAGCGGCCCTGCTTCATGCTGGTGGCACCGGTGAAGGCGCCCTTCTCGTAGCCGAACAGCTCGGATTCCAGCAGGTTCTCGGGGATGGCGGCGCAGTTGATGGCCACGAAGGCGCCGTTGCGGCGGGGGCTGGAGCCGTGGATGAGCTTGGCCAGCAGCTCCTTGCCGGTGCCGCTCTCGGCCTGGATGAGGATGGTGGCGCGGCTGTCGGCGGCGCGGCGGGCCAGGGCCAGGGTCTCGCCCAGCGCCGGGTCCTGCGTGAGGATCACGGGGGCCTCGGAGGCCTCCTCGGCCTTGAGGTGGCCCTCGGACTTCAGCGCCTTGTGCAGGGCGCTGGTGAGTTCTTCGGGGCTGAAGGGCTTGGAGAGGAAGTCGAAGGCGCCGAGGCGCATGGCCTCGCGGGCGGATTCCAGGCTGCCGAAGGCGGTGATGAGCAGCACGGGCAGGCCCGGATCCACGGCCTTCAGCCGGGCCGTGAGCTGCAGGCCGTCCATGCCGGGCATGCGCAGGTCCGTGATCACGGCGTCGAAGGCGCCGGGCCGCACCATGCGCAGGGCCTCCTCGCCACCGCGGGCCTGCTCGGCAAAGAAGCCGGAGCGCTTGAGGCTCATGGCCATGCCATCCCGCATCCCGGGATCGTCGTCCACCACCAGCACCCGAAGGGGAGTCGCCATAGCTGAGCATCCATGCGGCCAGGGCGGCCGCTACCCCGTTATCGGGTCCCGGGGTCCGGACTGGAGTTTTGTGCCGGGCGGCGTTTCAGGATCCGGCGGGGCAGGTCGCCGCTCCCCTCCTCCCCGCGCACGGGGTCCCCGTGGCGGCGGATGAGCAGGTAGAGCTGGCGGCGGCTCACGCCCAGGCGCCGGGCGGCCTCCACCCGGTTGCCGTAGGCCCGGCGCAGGGCCTGGTGCAGCAGGTACCGCTCCAGCGCGTGCAGGTTGGTCGCCAGGTCCTCGGCCTCGAAGCGGGGCGGGCCGGCCGGTTCGGAGGCGGGCGACTGGCCCAGCAGCTTCCAGCGCAGCAGGCGGTTCCGCAGCTCCCGCAGGTTCCCGGGACAGGGCAGGGCGCCCAGGCTGGCGGGAAGGTCCCCTTCGAGGCCCTCCTCCGCGGCCAGTGCCGCCAGCAGAGCCGGGATCGCCTCGGGATGTTCGTCCAGGCCAGGCAGGCGCAGCTCCAGGCAGGGCAGGTGGTCCGGGACCGAGCGGGCCGCCACCACGCCCCGCGGCTCGCCCGCCAGCCACTCGGCGGCCGCCGTCGCGGTGCCAGCCTCGTGCATCGGTACGCCCCGGCGCGCGGCCAGCTCCGCCGCCAGCGTGGAGACGCCGGAGCCCACGGGGCCGTGGATCCACAGGGCCTCGGGACGGGCGATCAGCTCCTCCAGGTGGGCGCCCCACTGGGCGAAGCCCGGGAGGAGGGCCAGCGGAACCACGGGCCTACTTCCCCGGGAACACGTGGAAGAGCACGGCGAACACGTGGCAGGCGCTGCCGGCCACCACGAAGAGGTGCCAGAGGGCGTGGTGGAAGCGCAGCCGCTCCAGGCTGTAGATGGCGGCGCCCGCGCTGTAGAAGAAGCCGCCGCTGAAGAGCCAGTAGAGGCCGTGGGTCGACAGGGATTTCCCCAGGGGCACGGCGGCGATGACGATGAGCCAGCCCATCAGAAGGTAGATGCAGGTGGAGATCCAGCCCATGCGCTTGGCGAAGGCCGGATCCATGTCCGTATCGCCGGGCACGGCGTGGAGGTGGTCCACCGCGGGCGGCCGGAAGATTTGCCTGGCCAGGCGCGCGTAGAACACGGCCTTGAACACGATGCCCACCACCGCCAGGCCCCAGACCAGGCCGAAGAGGGTCCAGCCCCAGCCGGGTCGCGTCCGACCCAGGGCGGACAGGCAGAAGGGCGTGTAGGTCCCGGCGATGAGGATGAAGATGGCCGAGTGGTCGAAGACCTTGAAGACCAGCTTCACCCGCGGTCCGCGGAAGGCGTGGTACAGCGTGGACATGAGGTAGAGCAGGATCAGGCTGGAGCCGAAGATCGACGCCCCCACCACGTCCCGGGCGGTGCCGTGGATGGCCGCGGTGACCACCATCAGCACAAGCCCGGCGATGGACAGCGCCGCGCCCAGGCCGTGGGTCAGGCTGTTGGCCAGCTCCTCGCCGCGCGTCTGGGAGGTGGATCCGGGGAGAGAAGCCGTGCGGGACATGCCTTCGAGGATGACAGACTCTAGGCATCGGTTCCTCTGGAGCTTCCATGCGCGTTCCTCTGTATCTGGCCCTGTTCCTCACGCTGGCGGCCCCGGCGCAGACCCTGCGGGGCGTGGTCGTGAGCCAGGAGCGGCTGGCCTCGGAGGCCGGCGCCCAGGTGCTGCGGGAGGGCGGCACGGCCGTGGACGCGACCGTGGCCACGGCCTTCGCGCTGGCCGTGGTGCATCCCGCCGCGGGCAACCTCGGTGGGGGCGGCTTCCTCCTGTCGCGGCCTACCTCGGGTCAGGCCCTCTTCCTCGATTTCCGGGAGACGGCCCCGGCCGCCGCCCATCCGCGCATGTGGCTGAAGGAGGACGGCACCTACGACGAGGCGCGACACCATGAAAGCCTGGCCGCGGTGGGCGTGCCGGGCACGGTGGCCGGGCTGCGCACGGCCTGGAAACGGGCGGGCCGCCTGCCCTGGGCGCGCCTGCTGCGGCCCGCCATCCGGCTCGCCCGCGGGGGCTTCGTCCTCTCGGAGAATCAGGCGGCAAGCCTGGAGAAGCAGCTGCCCGAGTTCCGGAAGCACCCGCCCACCCTGGCCCAGTTCAGCCGCGGTGGCGAGCCGCTGAAGGCCGGGGACCGGCTGGTGCAGCGCGACCTGGCCCGCACCCTGGAACGCCTGGCGAAGGACTGGACGGACTTCTACCGCGGCGCCACCACCCGCCTCATCCTGCGTGACATGCAGGCCGGAGGGGGCCTGCTCAGGGCCGCGGATCTGCGCGCCTACCGGCCGCGCTGGCGTGAGCCTCTGCGCGGCAGCTACCGCGGCGTGGAGGTGCTGGCCGCGCCGCCCCCCAGCTCCGGCGGCCAGGTGCTCATCGAGGCCCTGAACGTGCTCGAGGGCTACGACCTGAAGGCCGCAGGGGCCGCCTCGGCCACGACCGTCCACCTGGCCTCGGAGGCGCTCCGCCGGGCCTTCGCGGACCGGGCGCAGTTCCTGGGTGATCCCGGCTTCAACGGGGACCTGCCGCTGGTCCGCCTGCTCTCGAAGGAACACGCGGCGTCCCTGCGGGCGACCATCCGCCCGGACCACGCTTCCGCCTCCGCGCCGGACCGCTTCACCTGGCCCGCGGATCGCCCCGACACCACCCATCTCTCGGTGCTGGACCGCAAGGGGAACGCCGTGAGCCTCACCTACACCTTGGAGGACAGCTACGGGCTCAAGCGCATCGTGCCCGGCGCGGGTTTCCTGCTGAACAACGAGCTGGGCGACTTCAACGCGGGGCCCGGCCTGACCGATGCCACGGGCCTCATCGGCACGGCGCCGAACCTGGCCCAGCCGGGCAAGCGCCCCCTGTCGAGCATGTGCCCCGTCATCCTCGTGCAGGGCGGAAAGGTGCTGCTGGTCAGCGGCAGCCCCGGTGGGCGCACCATTCCCAGCACGGTGCTGAACACGGTGCTCAACGCGGTGGACTTCGGCATGGAGGCGCGCTCCACCGTGGACGCCCCCCGCTTCCACCACCAGTGGCTGCCGGACCGCATCCAGGTGGAGGCGGACCTGCCCGCCGCCACCCAGGCCGCGCTGAAGGCCATGGGCTACGCGCTCAAGGACGTGAAGAAGCAGGGCTGCGCCCAGGTGATCCTGGTGCGCGATGGCCAGGTCGAAGGCGCCGCCGACATCCGGCGGTGGCCAGACAGCGCGGCGGTCGTGGAGTGAGGTGCTCTAGGCGGCGATGCCCTTCGCTTTGAGGAAGGCGCCCAGGGCCTTGTCCTCGCCCTGGATGTGCTTCGTGAGCCAGTCCTCGAGGAAGCTGAAGACCGAGGAGGTCAGCAGGATCTTCCCGCTCTGGTAGTTCGCGATGAGCGTCCCGACCTCCTTCACCAGGTCGGCGTGGACGGCGCAGTGCCGCTGGGTCTCGGGGTAGCGGTGCGCAATCATCAGGCGCTCCTCGCCCGCGAAGTGCGCCACGGTGTAGTCCTTCAGGAAGAGCAGGGTCTTCTCGATCTCGTCCTTGCCCTTGCCCTGTTTCATGGCCATGTGCAGGTTGTTCAGGGTGTCCACCAGGGACCGGTGTTCCGCGTCGATCTTCGCGTGGCCCACTTCCAGGGTCGCGCGCCAGTCCATGTAGGCCATCTCACCACTCCATTCAGGCAGAGCCCACACCAGCGGGGCGTCTCCCCAAGGGTTCGGCCGGGCCCTCCGCGTCGCTTCAGTCCTGGCGGCAGGCTTGTGACTGTCGTCATAAAAGCACTGAATTCATCGTTTATGAATGTGGTCGTTACACTGACGTGATTTTCCAGGAGGCTCCCTTCAGTTCGGTGCATCCTTCGCCGGTTTCACGTGCCTGTCGAACCAGCGGAGCATCTCCCAGAGGGTGTGCTCGATGGATTCGCGGGCGACGTAGCCGTGGGATTCCAGCGGCAGGGTGACGTAGCGCGCGGTCTGGCCGTGGCCCTTGAGGGCCGCGTAGAGGCGCTCGCTCTGGATGGGGAAGGTGCCGGAGTTGTTGTCGGCCTCGCCATGGATGAGCAGGATTGGCGCGTTGAAGTGGTTGGCGGACATGAAGGGCGACACCTTCAGGTACATCTCCGGCGCCTCCCATAAGGTGCGCCGCTCGCTCTGGAAGCCGAAGGGCGTGAGCGTCCGGTTGTAGGCGCCGCTGCGGGCGATGCCGGCCCTGAACAGGCTGGAGTGCGCCAGCAGGTTCGCCGTCATGAAGGCGCCGTAGCTGTGGCCGCCCACGCCCACGCGTTTGGGATCGATGACGCCCAGCTCGTCGGCCTTGTCGATGGCGGCCTTGGCGCTGGCGACCACTTGATCCAGGAAGGTGTCGTTCACGGTCTTGGGGTCACCCACCACGGGCATCGTCGCATTGTCGAGCACCACGTAGCCCGACAGCAGGAAGAACAGGTGGGACATGCCGCCGATGGTGGTGAACCGGTTCGCCGAGCCCGTGACCTGACCAGCCGTGGAGGCATCGGTGAACTCCAGCGGGTAGGCCCAGATCACCGCGGGGCGCCGCTCTCCGGCCTTGTAGTCGGGCGGCAGGTACATCGTGAAGCTGAGCGTCACGCCGTCGGGACGGGTGTACTTCACCAGCTGCTTCTGGATCTTGCGCAGCTCGGGCAGCGGGTCGGCGAAGGCCGTGAGGGCCTTGGCCTCCGTGCCGTGCAGCACGTAGTTCGGTGCTTCGGTGGAGCTCTCGCGCCGCGTGATGAACCGGCCATCCGGCAGCAGCGCCACCATGGCTTCATAGCGCCTGGGATCGGATTGGAAGCGGCGCTCGGTCTTGAGCGTGGCGGGATCGAAGCGGTCCAAGAACGGACGATCACCTTCGGGCGTGGCGCCCTGGCCCACCAGGAGCAGTGACCCGGCCAGCTGGCGCAGGGCCACGTGGCCGTTGGGCAGGAGCCGCGACTGGAAGGCGCCGGGGTCGCGGTAGCGGTCGTTTCGGCTGAGGTCAAAGGCAAGACGGGCCTCGGCGGGACGCGCTGGATTGAGCAGCCAGGTGCGGGTCCAGCGGCGGTCCTGGTCGTACTCGCGGATGACGGCCAGGTCCCCGCGCTCGCCCCACTCCATGCCCATCAGGCGGGCCTGCAGCTGGAGCAGCTCCGTGGGCTTGGCGGTGAAGGGCGCGGCCTGGGTCAGGATGCGGTCGCGGAAGGCGGCCTTCTGCTTGGGGTTGCCCCCGTCCATGGCCTCCACCCAGGCCAGGGTGGCGGGCTCCGTGGGCCGCCAGTGCAGGCGGCGGGGGCCGGTGCGCACGCCCTCGAGGGGGATGTCCTCGGCCAGGGGCTGATCCGCCACGAGATGCAGGAGGGCCCCGGAGCCATCCCAGACCTCTTCCCGCACAGGAAACTGCTGGCTGGGCACCAGGAAGGAGAAGGGCCGCTGCAGCCGGGACACCAGGACGAGGCAGCCGTCCGGAGAGGGCTGCACATTGGCGTAGAGGCCGGGCTTGCCGAGGGGCCTGAGGGCGCCCGTGGCGGGATCGACGCGCACCAGCTGGGACTGCCCCAGGAACTCGAAGCGGGCCTCGTCCTGGGCGTTCTGGAGCAGGTCCTGGTAGGTGGGGGCGGGAGCGGCCTTGCCCTCGTTTTCCTGGATGCGGGGGCCCTGGGGCGCCTCGGGAGCGCTGGGCTCCAGCCCCTGGCCCGCGGGCAGGGCCTTGCAGAGCAGGCTGCCGTCCGGCATCCAGTCGAGGGGGCTGCCCAGGATCGCGTTCAGCTGCAGTCCCTGGATCCGGTGCAGCTTTCCGGTGGCGGCCTCGCCGATCCACAGCTCCGTGGCCCGGGCCGACGCGCCGATCAGCGCGAAGCGTGTGCCGTCCGGGGACCAGCGCGGCTGGCCGAGGCTCACGCCCGCGGGCAGGGCAATGGTTTTCGGGGGGCCGTCGAGCCGCTGCATGGCCAGGGCCTTCAGGCGCGGCGGCGCGTGGGGGCCGCGGGTGCGCGGGTTGAACCGGTGCCCGGCCAGCCGCGCCATGGGCTGCGCCAGATCCTTGATGGAGGGGTGGCGGTCGAACTCCGCCAGGAGGAAGCGATCCCCCTTGGGGCTGAGGATCAGCGAGGGCGTGCCCGGGGCGTCCAGCACGGCCTGGATGGCCTTGGGCGCCTTCTGGTAGGGCGCGGGCTGCGCCAGCAGGGCAAGGCTGAGGATGGGTGCGAGGGCACGCAGCATGGGGGCTCCCGGGGGATGCCTCATCATGCCACGAGTCACGAGGTATGAAGGCGGATACAACGAAGCCCCCTTGCGGGGGCCTCGTCAGGTGCGGGTGGGGCGAAGACTACTCGCGCTCGGCCCGGTTGAAGGCGTCGGCCAGCGTCGCCTTTTTGAATTCCGGCTGGCGGGCCTTGGCAGCTTCCAGATCGCCACGCTCCATGTCCTGCTCCAGCTGCTTGACGGAGAGGCCGATGCGGCGCTCGGTGGGATCGAGCTTCACGATCTTCATGGTGAGCTCCTGGCCGGCGGCGAACTCCTTCTGGATGTCCTCCACCCGCTTGCGGCTCAGCTCGGAGACGTGCACCAGACCCTCGATGCCGTCGCCGAGGTCGACGAAGGCGCCGAAGTCGGTCAGGCGGGCGATCTTGCCGGTGATGACGGTGCCCACGCTGTGGTTCTCGAAGAAGATCTCCCAGACGTTGGGCTCCATCTGCTTCACGCCGAGGCTCATGCGCTGGGCCAGGGGATCCAGGTTGAGGACCTTGGCGGTGACTTCGTCGCCCTTCTTCACGATCTCGCCGGGGTGCTTGATCTTCTTGGTCCAGCTGAAGTCGGACACGTGGATCAGGCCGTCGATGCCCTCTTCCAGCTCGATGAAGGCGCCGAACTCCGTGATGTTGCGCACGGTGCCCGTGACGATCATGCCGGGCTGGTACTTCTCGGCGATGGCCATCCAGGGGTTCGGGGTGATCTGCTTCATGCCGAGGCTGATGCGGCGGTTCTCGCTGTCCACCTGCAGGATGATGGCTTCGACCTGGTCGCCCAGGTTGACCATGCCCTTGGCGGACTTGACCTTCTTGGTCCAGCTCATCTCGGAGACATGCACCAGGCCTTCGATGCCGGGCTCGAGCTCGACGAATGCGCCGTAGTCAGTGATCGACACGACCTTGCCCTTGACGGTGGCCTGGATGGGGTAGCGCTCCTCGACGGAGAGCCAGGGATCCGGGAACTTCTGCTTGTAGCCGAGGCTGACGCGCTCGGTCTCCTTGTCGTACTTGAGCACGGCCACTTCGACCTTGTCGCCCACCTGGAACATCTCGCTGGGGTGGTTGAGCCGGCCCCAGGACATGTCGGTGATGTGCAGCAGGCCGTCCACGCCGCCGAGGTCGACGAAGGCGCCGTACTCGGTGATGTTCTTGATGGCGCCCTCGACCAGCTTGCCTTCTTCGAGGCCCGCGAGGGTCTCTTCCTTCAGGCTCGCGTTGATGGTCTCGAGGAACAGCTTGCGGGACAGCACGATGTTGCCGCGGCGGCGGTTGACCTTGATGACCTTCATGTCGAAGGACTTGCCGAGGTAGGGATCCAGGTTGCGGACGGGCTTCATGTCCACCTGGCTGCCGGGCAGGAAGGCGCGGATGCCGATGTCGACCGCCAGGCCGCCCTTGACCTTCTCGAGCACGGTGCCGTGCACGGTCATGTTGGAACGGAAGGCCTTCTCGACCTCGTCCCAGATCTTCATCTTCTCGGCGCGCTCGCGGCTGAGGCGCACGTTGCCGTTGGCGTCCTCGAGCATCTCGAGCAGCACTTCGACGACCTCGCCCACCTGCACGCCCTGCGTGCCGTCGGGATTGTTGAACTCGTCGAGGTTGACGGTGCCCGACCCCTTGTAGCCGATGTCGACGATGACGTCCTTGCCGCGGATCTCCACGACGACGCCACGCACGACCTCTTCTTCGCGGAGGCCACGGGTTTCACCCTGCAGGGCGGCCATGAACTCCTGGCCCTCCTCGCTGCCGTCCTCGACGTATCCCGAGTCCAGCACGGTGATGCGGCCCATCTGCTTGGAGCCTAGGCCCTTGATGATTGCTTCTAACTTGGACATGAAGTCCACCTCTTTGGTTAGCCCCCGCGCTCTGGCGGTGGGCTGGAATCCCGGCACACGAAGTCCGGCAGAACGCCTAGATTATCCAGGAATGCCTTGGGGGGCCAGGAAATGTATTGGGAGAGGGTGGAGGCACAATAGGGGGATGTGCGTCATTGCCTTCCACTGGCGGCCCGAGGGCCCGCTGCCCCTGCTCGTGGCGGGAAACCGGGACGAGTTCTATGCGCGTCCCACGGCACCCATGGCCTGGTGGGAGGGTAGGCGCATCCTGGCGGGTCGGGATCTCCAGGCCGGTGGGACCTGGCTGGGGGTGGGTCCCGGGGGCCGCTTCGCGGCCCTCACCAACCACCGGGACCCCTCGAAGACCCGGCCGGATCGCGCCACCCGGGGCCTGCTGCCGGTGTGGTTCCTGGAGGTGGGCCACACCGCCGGAGCCTTCCTGGAGGAGCTCCGCCCGGTGGCAGGCCGCTACAACCCCTTCAACCTGCTGGTCTACGACGGCCGTGACTTGCTCGGCTTCGAGAGCCGCCAGGACCGGGTGGTCTCCTTCACGCCCGGAATCCACGCCATTTCCAATGGGGACTTCGACGAGCCCTGGCCCAAGGTCGAGCGCCTCAAGGCGGGACTGCTCGACGGTGAAGGGGATGACGAGGCGCTCCTGACCCTGCTGCAGGAGGCCGAGCCCTTCCCGGACGAGCGCCTGCCCAGCACCGGCGTGGCGCTGGAATGGGAGCGGGCCCTCTCGCCGGCCTTCATCCGGACGCCCACCTACGGCACCCGCGCCTCGACGCTCCTGCGCCTGGGCCGGGAGGCGGTGTCCGTGCTCGAACAGCGGTTCTCGCCCGAGGGCCCCGAAGGGCGCTCCGAGTTCCGGTTCCAACGGACCTAGACCGAGATCACCACGATCTCCGGGTCCACTTCCTTCTGCAGCATGCCTTCGATGGCCACCAGCGTGCCGGTGAGGCTGACGGGGCAGCTGCCGCAGGCGCCCCCACCTAGAGCATCCATCCGGATCATGACCTGCTTCTCGTGGCGGTCTGAACAGCTCGAGAGCGGCGGGAATTGATTTCCGTCCATCTGAATGCAGGGTTCAATGGGTTCCATGTTTCATGCCCTGTTGAATCCGGTGACGGTCGTTCTGCCCTCAGGGGGCTATGAGTCATTCCTTCTTGGGAATCTCCTAGCCGGGCTGGTGGAATACGGAGTGCTCCGCTGGAGATTTGGACTTCAGGGCTTCCGGTGGTTGGTGATCCTGGTGGTGGTCAATGCCTGCAGCGCCGCCATTGGGGGTTACCCGCTTCAAACCTGGCTTCCCACCTGGATCTCAAGGCTGAACCTGGGGCCGCTTGATCAGGTTCCCATGCTTCTCCTCTCGGCAGCCCTGCTCACCTTCCTGCTGGCCCTGCTCCTTGAACTTCCTGCTTACTTCGCGATCTTCCGACTGGCCGATGTGAGGAGGAGGCAGCCCATTCGTGCCTTGCTGGTTGCCCATCTGGTGAGTTGGCCAGTGACCTTGGGGCTGGCTGTATTCCTTTCTCGCCATGAGTGGGATCTGAGCCTTTATTCCAGGACGCAGCGAGTCAGAGTGTCGGCCATTGCCCCGCCAAGGACCTGGGTCTGGTTCCTGCGGGACGGGAAGCTTTGCAAGCAGCGCCTTGGAAGCCAAGCGGTCGAGTTCATTCCGGTTTCCTTTGGTGAGGCTGAAACCATCGCCAGTGACCCAGCGCTGGGGGGCTGGGTGCTGGAGGAATATGTCTTTGATACTCCTAACCACTGCAACAGTACGGCAGTCCTTCTCGCGCCATCATCTTGGGTTGGTCCGATGTGGACACAATCGTTTCCAGGCAAATCAGAAGAGAACCCCTGGAAAGATAAATTCCTGAATATCTCCATTCTCCGTGAGGAAAATTACTTCAATGCAAAGGATGCAGATCGCAGGGCAGTTACGGTAAGTCCTGAGGGAATGGGATCCGTCAGGGTGCTGCAGACAGGAGGTCCCTCGGAGGTCCTGAGGGCGTTCAGTCCCTTTCACAGGCCCTGGTTCGGCCGTGCCGTGACTTTTCCAGAAGGACAGGTTCTCTTTGAAATGGATCAAGGCATGGCACTGCTGGAACCCGCTAGTAGAAGGCTTGCCTCTGTCGGGCGAGGTCGACTGGTGATGGTGCTGCAGGAGCCCTGAATCCTTGCGCCTGGCCTAGACCGATATCACCACGATCTCCGGGTCCACTTCCTTCTGCAGCATGCCTTCGATGGCCACCAGCGTGCCGGTCAGGCTGGCCGGGCAGCTGCCGCAGGCGCCCACATAGCGGATCATGACCTGCTTCTCGTGGCGGCCGATCAGCTCGAGGCCGCCGCCATCGGCGGCCAGGGCCGGCAGGATGGCGCTCTCCAGCACCATGCGGATGTCGCGCAGCATGGGATCGTTCTCGTCCTCGATCTTGGTGAAGACCCGCGCGGGGGCCGGGGCGCCGGTGCCGCCGCCCGTGCCCGCGGCGGCGCGGATGGGGGCGGCCAGCAGGGGCAGCATCTCGGGCCAGC contains these protein-coding regions:
- a CDS encoding S9 family peptidase yields the protein MLRALAPILSLALLAQPAPYQKAPKAIQAVLDAPGTPSLILSPKGDRFLLAEFDRHPSIKDLAQPMARLAGHRFNPRTRGPHAPPRLKALAMQRLDGPPKTIALPAGVSLGQPRWSPDGTRFALIGASARATELWIGEAATGKLHRIQGLQLNAILGSPLDWMPDGSLLCKALPAGQGLEPSAPEAPQGPRIQENEGKAAPAPTYQDLLQNAQDEARFEFLGQSQLVRVDPATGALRPLGKPGLYANVQPSPDGCLVLVSRLQRPFSFLVPSQQFPVREEVWDGSGALLHLVADQPLAEDIPLEGVRTGPRRLHWRPTEPATLAWVEAMDGGNPKQKAAFRDRILTQAAPFTAKPTELLQLQARLMGMEWGERGDLAVIREYDQDRRWTRTWLLNPARPAEARLAFDLSRNDRYRDPGAFQSRLLPNGHVALRQLAGSLLLVGQGATPEGDRPFLDRFDPATLKTERRFQSDPRRYEAMVALLPDGRFITRRESSTEAPNYVLHGTEAKALTAFADPLPELRKIQKQLVKYTRPDGVTLSFTMYLPPDYKAGERRPAVIWAYPLEFTDASTAGQVTGSANRFTTIGGMSHLFFLLSGYVVLDNATMPVVGDPKTVNDTFLDQVVASAKAAIDKADELGVIDPKRVGVGGHSYGAFMTANLLAHSSLFRAGIARSGAYNRTLTPFGFQSERRTLWEAPEMYLKVSPFMSANHFNAPILLIHGEADNNSGTFPIQSERLYAALKGHGQTARYVTLPLESHGYVARESIEHTLWEMLRWFDRHVKPAKDAPN
- a CDS encoding 30S ribosomal protein S1, whose product is MSKLEAIIKGLGSKQMGRITVLDSGYVEDGSEEGQEFMAALQGETRGLREEEVVRGVVVEIRGKDVIVDIGYKGSGTVNLDEFNNPDGTQGVQVGEVVEVLLEMLEDANGNVRLSRERAEKMKIWDEVEKAFRSNMTVHGTVLEKVKGGLAVDIGIRAFLPGSQVDMKPVRNLDPYLGKSFDMKVIKVNRRRGNIVLSRKLFLETINASLKEETLAGLEEGKLVEGAIKNITEYGAFVDLGGVDGLLHITDMSWGRLNHPSEMFQVGDKVEVAVLKYDKETERVSLGYKQKFPDPWLSVEERYPIQATVKGKVVSITDYGAFVELEPGIEGLVHVSEMSWTKKVKSAKGMVNLGDQVEAIILQVDSENRRISLGMKQITPNPWMAIAEKYQPGMIVTGTVRNITEFGAFIELEEGIDGLIHVSDFSWTKKIKHPGEIVKKGDEVTAKVLNLDPLAQRMSLGVKQMEPNVWEIFFENHSVGTVITGKIARLTDFGAFVDLGDGIEGLVHVSELSRKRVEDIQKEFAAGQELTMKIVKLDPTERRIGLSVKQLEQDMERGDLEAAKARQPEFKKATLADAFNRAERE
- a CDS encoding NRDE family protein; this translates as MCVIAFHWRPEGPLPLLVAGNRDEFYARPTAPMAWWEGRRILAGRDLQAGGTWLGVGPGGRFAALTNHRDPSKTRPDRATRGLLPVWFLEVGHTAGAFLEELRPVAGRYNPFNLLVYDGRDLLGFESRQDRVVSFTPGIHAISNGDFDEPWPKVERLKAGLLDGEGDDEALLTLLQEAEPFPDERLPSTGVALEWERALSPAFIRTPTYGTRASTLLRLGREAVSVLEQRFSPEGPEGRSEFRFQRT
- a CDS encoding NifU family protein codes for the protein MPKIAEIEYTPNPNAVKFVLKEAVAVGFPKSFPSVETAEHDELAKNLFAVGNVTSVFMQDKFLTVTKTDDKGWPEMLPLLAAPIRAAAGTGGGTGAPAPARVFTKIEDENDPMLRDIRMVLESAILPALAADGGGLELIGRHEKQVMIRYVGACGSCPASLTGTLVAIEGMLQKEVDPEIVVISV